A window from Chitinophaga filiformis encodes these proteins:
- a CDS encoding PhoH family protein produces the protein MTESIISLDSINPIEFFGVNNGKLDLLKKKFPLLKILSRGTQLKLSGAPEEVATAQEKIGQIISYLERNGNLSENYFEQILGDEERVDNFKDRNSNDILVFGPNGRNVKARTANQKKMVALADKNDIIFAIGPAGTGKTYTAVALAVRALKNKAVRKIILTRPAVEAGENLGFLPGDLKEKIDPYLRPLYDALDDMIPADKLSYFMTNRVIEIAPLAYMRGRTLDNAFIILDEAQNATDLQLKMFLTRIGSSAKAIITGDLTQIDLPKNQKSGLEKATRILRHVEGIGYLQLDEEDVVRHRLVKAIIRAYDAAKEREEH, from the coding sequence TTGACAGAATCAATTATCAGCTTAGATAGTATTAACCCTATCGAGTTCTTCGGAGTTAACAATGGAAAACTTGATCTGCTGAAGAAAAAATTTCCGCTGTTAAAGATCCTCTCCCGCGGTACACAGCTCAAATTGTCCGGCGCTCCGGAAGAAGTGGCTACTGCACAGGAAAAAATCGGGCAAATCATTTCTTACCTCGAGCGTAATGGCAACCTCAGCGAAAATTATTTCGAACAGATCCTGGGCGACGAGGAGAGAGTGGACAATTTTAAAGACCGTAATTCCAACGACATACTGGTCTTCGGCCCTAACGGACGCAACGTAAAAGCCAGAACCGCCAACCAGAAGAAGATGGTAGCCCTGGCCGACAAGAACGACATCATCTTCGCCATAGGCCCTGCTGGTACCGGTAAGACCTATACCGCAGTAGCGCTGGCAGTAAGAGCGCTTAAAAACAAAGCAGTCAGGAAGATCATACTGACACGTCCCGCTGTGGAAGCAGGTGAAAACCTGGGTTTCCTGCCCGGCGACCTGAAAGAAAAGATCGATCCATACCTGCGCCCGCTCTACGATGCGCTGGATGATATGATCCCTGCCGATAAGCTCAGTTACTTCATGACCAACCGTGTTATTGAGATCGCCCCCCTGGCGTATATGCGCGGACGTACGCTCGACAATGCATTTATCATCCTGGATGAGGCACAGAACGCTACAGACCTCCAGCTGAAAATGTTCCTGACGCGTATCGGTTCTTCGGCTAAAGCTATTATCACCGGCGACCTTACACAGATCGACCTGCCTAAAAATCAGAAATCAGGATTGGAAAAGGCCACCCGCATTCTCCGCCATGTGGAAGGTATCGGCTATCTGCAGCTGGACGAAGAGGATGTAGTAAGACACCGACTGGTAAAAGCCATCATACGCGCGTACGATGCAGCAAAGGAAAGGGAGGAACACTAA